From Ramlibacter tataouinensis, the proteins below share one genomic window:
- a CDS encoding SDR family NAD(P)-dependent oxidoreductase, whose translation MNQLDFQGRHAVVTGGAAGLGLAIAARLVRSGGSVTLWDRDGAAAQQAATHLGGNTSWVGVDVADPADVERAVQSTLQAAGRIDALVNSAGITGPNTRLWEYPVADWRQVMDVNLNGLFLCCRQVVPVMRAANYGRIVNIASVAGKDGNPNASAYSASKAAVIALTKSLGKELADTGIRVNCVTPAAVKTAIFDQMTPEHIQFMLSKIPMGRFGTPEEVASLVGWLCTEECSFSTGAVFDLSGGRSTY comes from the coding sequence ATGAACCAGCTTGACTTCCAGGGCCGCCACGCGGTGGTCACCGGCGGCGCCGCCGGGCTCGGCCTGGCCATCGCCGCCCGGCTGGTCCGCTCGGGCGGCAGCGTCACCTTGTGGGACCGCGACGGGGCGGCCGCGCAGCAGGCCGCCACACACCTGGGCGGCAACACCAGCTGGGTCGGGGTCGACGTTGCGGACCCCGCCGACGTGGAGCGCGCGGTGCAGTCGACGCTGCAGGCGGCCGGGCGCATCGACGCGCTGGTCAACAGCGCAGGCATCACCGGCCCCAACACCCGGCTGTGGGAGTACCCGGTGGCCGACTGGCGGCAGGTCATGGACGTCAACCTGAACGGCCTGTTCCTGTGCTGCCGTCAGGTGGTGCCGGTCATGCGCGCGGCCAACTACGGCCGCATCGTCAACATCGCCTCGGTGGCCGGCAAGGACGGCAACCCGAACGCGAGCGCCTACAGCGCCAGCAAGGCAGCGGTGATCGCCCTGACCAAATCGCTCGGCAAGGAGCTGGCCGACACCGGCATCCGCGTCAACTGCGTGACGCCGGCGGCGGTGAAGACGGCCATCTTCGACCAGATGACGCCCGAGCACATCCAGTTCATGCTCTCGAAGATCCCCATGGGACGCTTCGGCACGCCCGAGGAGGTCGCGTCCCTGGTGGGCTGGCTGTGCACCGAGGAATGTTCCTTCTCGACCGGCGCGGTGTTCGACCTGTCCGGCGGGCGCTCGACCTACTGA
- a CDS encoding fumarylacetoacetate hydrolase family protein, with the protein MKLVRYGNPGKEKPGLIDADGRLRDLSAVVPDIGPAQLGATALAKLRKLNPAKLPAVRGKPRFGCPVTGIGKFVAIGLNYADHAAESGVPIPKEPVVFMKSTSCIQGPDDPVMLPKGSVKTDWEVELGVVIGTRARYVTKKDALSHVAGFCVINDVSEREFQLERGPQWDKGKGCDTFGPIGPWLVTSDEITNVQRLDMWLDVNGKRMQTGNTRTMIFDCAKLVSYVSEFMTLMPGDVITTGTPPGVGLGMKPPTYLKKGDVVTLGIEGLGEQRQLVVPFKR; encoded by the coding sequence ATGAAACTCGTCCGCTACGGCAACCCCGGCAAGGAAAAGCCGGGCCTGATCGACGCCGACGGGCGCCTGCGCGACTTGAGCGCGGTGGTGCCCGACATCGGACCGGCGCAACTGGGCGCCACGGCGCTGGCCAAGCTGCGCAAGCTCAATCCCGCCAAGCTGCCGGCGGTGCGCGGCAAGCCGCGCTTCGGCTGCCCGGTGACCGGCATCGGCAAGTTCGTCGCGATCGGCTTGAACTACGCCGACCATGCCGCCGAATCGGGCGTACCCATCCCCAAGGAGCCGGTGGTGTTCATGAAGTCCACCAGCTGCATCCAGGGGCCGGATGATCCGGTGATGCTGCCAAAGGGTTCGGTCAAGACCGACTGGGAGGTCGAACTGGGCGTGGTGATCGGCACCCGCGCGCGCTATGTGACCAAGAAGGACGCGCTGTCGCATGTGGCCGGCTTTTGCGTGATCAACGACGTGAGCGAGCGCGAGTTCCAGCTCGAGCGCGGTCCGCAGTGGGACAAGGGCAAGGGCTGCGATACCTTCGGCCCCATCGGCCCCTGGCTGGTGACGAGCGACGAGATCACCAACGTGCAGCGGCTGGACATGTGGCTGGACGTCAACGGCAAGCGCATGCAGACCGGCAACACCCGCACCATGATCTTCGACTGCGCCAAGCTGGTGAGCTACGTGAGCGAATTCATGACGCTGATGCCCGGCGACGTGATCACCACCGGCACGCCGCCCGGCGTCGGCCTGGGCATGAAGCCGCCCACCTACCTGAAGAAGGGCGACGTGGTGACGCTGGGCATTGAGGGGCTGGGCGAGCAGCGGCAACTGGTGGTGCCGTTCAAGCGCTGA
- a CDS encoding SDR family oxidoreductase, whose amino-acid sequence MRLEGKTALVTAAGQGMGHAAALAFAAEGAQVWATDVDPKLLERFEGVAGIRAVPLDVLDKAAIQRVVASMPAIDVLFNCAGFVHNGTVLQATDEEWNFALDLNVRSQFWAVQAALPRMLANDGGKGAGSIINMASVCSSIKGLPNRFIYGVSKAAVLGLTKSVAADYVTQGIRCNAICPGTVDTPSLQDRINANPDPVAARQAFIARQPMGRLAQAEEIVPLIVYLASDESRFATGQSFAVDGGITI is encoded by the coding sequence ATGAGATTGGAAGGGAAGACCGCCCTCGTCACCGCCGCCGGACAGGGCATGGGGCATGCGGCGGCGCTGGCCTTCGCGGCCGAGGGCGCGCAGGTGTGGGCCACCGACGTCGACCCGAAGCTGCTGGAGCGCTTCGAGGGCGTCGCGGGCATCCGCGCCGTTCCGCTCGACGTGCTGGACAAGGCGGCGATCCAGCGGGTGGTGGCGTCCATGCCGGCCATCGACGTGCTGTTCAATTGCGCCGGCTTCGTGCACAACGGCACGGTGCTGCAGGCGACCGACGAGGAATGGAACTTCGCGCTCGACCTGAACGTGCGCTCGCAGTTCTGGGCCGTGCAGGCCGCGCTGCCGCGCATGCTGGCCAACGACGGCGGCAAGGGCGCGGGCAGCATCATCAACATGGCCAGCGTGTGCAGCAGCATCAAGGGCCTGCCCAACCGCTTCATCTACGGCGTGAGCAAGGCCGCGGTGCTGGGCCTGACCAAGAGCGTGGCGGCCGACTACGTCACGCAGGGCATCCGCTGCAATGCCATCTGCCCGGGCACGGTGGACACGCCCTCGCTGCAGGACCGCATCAATGCCAACCCTGACCCGGTGGCCGCGCGCCAGGCCTTCATCGCGCGCCAGCCGATGGGCCGCCTGGCGCAGGCCGAGGAGATCGTCCCGCTGATCGTCTACCTGGCCAGCGACGAATCGCGCTTCGCCACCGGACAGTCCTTCGCCGTCGATGGGGGGATCACGATATGA
- a CDS encoding mandelate racemase/muconate lactonizing enzyme family protein, giving the protein MLSPLPVIERVTIRQLDLPPKVVRTDAIQSFVTQETLLLTLHVSDGIDATGYAYTIGTGGSSVVALLRDHLAPRLLGRAPLDVEAIWKDLFFHTHATAVGAITSLALACVDTALWDWRARSQALPLWRLLGGAQPRVPLYTTEGGWLHLSAGELVEQTLAAREQGFLGAKIKIGRPHPSEDRARLEAVRDAVGPGFELMTDANQGLTRPAAARRAKLFEGLDLAWIEEPLPAEDVAGHRQLREHTTIPVAVGESIYHLAQFREYLEQGACSIVQPDVARIGGITPWLKVAHLAEAFVVPVCPHFLMELHVSLCAGVPNAAWVEYIPQLDDITTSRLVIEDGHARPPDTPGLGIEWDWEAIARRAHVNLSIDGR; this is encoded by the coding sequence ATGCTGTCGCCTCTTCCCGTCATCGAGCGCGTCACGATCCGCCAGCTCGACCTGCCGCCTAAGGTCGTGCGCACCGACGCCATCCAGTCCTTCGTGACGCAGGAAACCCTGCTGCTCACCTTGCACGTCAGCGACGGCATCGACGCCACCGGCTACGCCTACACCATAGGCACCGGGGGCTCATCGGTGGTGGCGCTGCTGCGCGACCACCTGGCGCCGCGCCTGCTGGGCCGCGCGCCCCTCGATGTGGAAGCGATCTGGAAGGACCTGTTCTTCCACACCCATGCCACCGCCGTCGGCGCGATCACCAGCCTGGCGCTGGCCTGCGTGGACACGGCGCTGTGGGACTGGCGCGCGCGCAGCCAGGCGCTGCCGCTGTGGCGCCTGCTGGGTGGCGCGCAGCCGCGCGTGCCGCTGTACACCACTGAAGGCGGCTGGCTGCACCTTTCGGCCGGCGAACTGGTGGAGCAGACGCTGGCGGCGCGCGAGCAGGGCTTCCTGGGCGCCAAGATCAAAATCGGCCGGCCCCACCCGAGCGAGGACCGCGCGCGACTCGAAGCGGTGCGCGACGCCGTCGGCCCGGGCTTCGAGCTGATGACCGACGCCAACCAGGGCCTGACGCGGCCGGCGGCGGCGCGGCGCGCCAAGTTGTTCGAAGGCCTGGACCTCGCCTGGATCGAAGAGCCGCTCCCGGCCGAAGACGTGGCCGGCCATCGCCAGCTGCGCGAGCACACCACCATTCCGGTGGCGGTGGGCGAATCGATCTACCACCTGGCGCAGTTCCGCGAGTACCTGGAGCAGGGCGCCTGCAGCATCGTGCAGCCCGACGTGGCACGCATCGGCGGCATCACGCCCTGGCTCAAGGTGGCGCACCTGGCCGAGGCATTCGTCGTGCCGGTGTGCCCGCACTTCCTGATGGAGTTGCACGTCAGCCTGTGCGCCGGCGTGCCCAATGCGGCCTGGGTCGAATACATCCCGCAGCTCGATGACATCACCACCAGTCGCCTCGTCATCGAGGACGGCCACGCCCGCCCGCCCGACACGCCGGGCCTGGGCATCGAATGGGACTGGGAAGCCATCGCGCGCCGTGCCCATGTGAATCTCAGCATAGACGGGAGGTAG